GACCACTAACCGCGAAGATGTCGCGCATATCCAGCGTATAGAACAGGCGCTGGCGCGCCAGGGGCATGACATTAAGATTGAAATTGTTAATCTGTCATCTTCTGGTTATTCCGACGTATTGAACGTGATGCTGCTGTCCGGCACCATTCCCGACCTTATCTATTTCCACGGTAGCGATCAGAAAATGGTCGAACAGGATATTCTGGAAGACTGGCGTCCCTGGATTGCGCAAACCCGTTACCTGAAAGAGGCGCTATGGCCGCATAACACCCTGCGTCTGCAAAACCACCCGACTCTCCTGTATGTCTTTCCGCTGCGCGCACGACAGCCAGTTATTCGTGAGGACTGGCTGGAAAAGAGCGGTTTTACGGCATCGCCAAAAACCGTCAATGACTATGTAAAGCTGTTTAACGCCATTCGCGGCGGCGACTATAACGGCAATGGAAAAACAGACACATGGGGGATCACCTCCGAAAAAGACTTACGGGATCTCGACGGCGTTTTCAACCGCGCGTTCGGCATTCACGCCACCTGGCTGAAGGATGACCAGGGGCGCTGGATCAACGCGCAGATAAGCCCGCAAGAGCGAGAAAAACTCCTCTTTTATCGTTCGTTATATCAGCAGGGACTGCTGTCCTCCCAGTACATCACCACCAACTGGGAACTAAAAGAAGATGAGTTTTATACCGGCAAAGTCGGCGTGGTTTCCGTGACGTCATCAGGCAACGTCGGCGTTTATCAGGAAAAAATGCGTCAGCTTCATCCTGACGCCGCACTCACGTTGCTCGACCCACCTGAAGGGTCTGCGGGACAAGGATTAGCTGCGGTCGATGTTTCAATGGAAACGCGTGGTTTTGCGATGTCTTCTCTCTCAAAACATAAAAAAGAAGTCATGATTCTGCTCGACTTCCTGGCCAGCCCCGAAGGACAAATGATGGATCGTATGGGATTTGAAGGCACCCATTACCTTCGTGAAGGCCAGTCGCTAAAAGTGATGCCAAAGATTAACGCCTGGTATCCACGGTTTATGGAGGCGGCAAACTGGACGCCACCAGTGGAATGGCGTACGCCTGCAATGCTGCGCTATATCGCTAATTCACAACGTTATTTTATCGCGGACAACGCCTTTATCTATCCGTCGAGGTTTGCCGCTGCGATGGATTCAACCAGCAATATTTATAACGAATGGACGTACAGATTTGTCTCAGGAAAATCCTCATTTGACATGTGGGAACAGTATGTCAGTGCCTGGAAGGCCGCTGGCGGTAATGCCATGACTGAATATGCACAGGAAAAACTGAAATGACTTTAACAACATCCCCTGATTTATCTTTCGCTTCCCGGGTTCTGGGTATGCTGTACGGCGTTGCGTTCGGCGATGCGCTGGGCGGACCGGTAGAAAAGCTTTCTGCCCGGCAAATCGCGGAAAAATATGGCCGGGTAGCGTCCCTCAATCAGCGCTGGCACCGGATGGATGAGCCATCCGCGCGACGCAATAATCGCATTCGCGGCAACGGTATTGTTACCGACGATACGCTGATGACGTTGTGTCTGATGGAAGTTTACGATGAACTAGGCCGCCATATCGACGCGTGGGATATGGCACAGACGTTTGTCCGTAAGATTGCCTGGGAACCCCGCTGGGTACCGGAGCTGGATCGGGAAGCGTTGGTCATTGAGCGTCTGTTTTATCCGGAGAAATGGATCTTCCATCGCCTGCAACTGGCGGCCTGTGATCCCCGCCAGGGCGGCATTGGCAATATGGTGAACTGTGGCGCCGCCATGTATGCCGCGCCCATTGGTCTGATTAATGCCTGCCATCCTGAAGCCGCCTATCAGGAGGCTATCAACTTCACCCAGGGGCATCAGCAAAGCTATGGACTTGAGGCCGCGGGGGTCTTTGCCGCTTGTGTTTCCGCCGCCTGTATTCCCGGAATCGGTATGGACGGTATCATTGAGGTCGCCCTCAGACAGGCAAAAGATGGCACTCGCCAGGCTATTGTTGCCACCCTTGATGTTGCTCGTCGCTATTGTGGGCACGCGTGGGACTATCAGCAGGTCGTCGACGCCCTGCATGAGGCGTTGCTGCCGTTCTCGCCAATGGGCGATGATCTGATGCATGGTCCGGAAAAAGCAGGTGTTCCGACAATGGCCTATCAGCCTTCGCGACTGATGTCGATTGAAGAACTGCCGATGGCGCTGGCTTTCTGTCTGCTGCGTGAAGGCAAATTTCGCGACGCAGTAGAAGACTCGGTTAACTCAGGTCGCGATACCGACTCTATCGGTGTGATGAGCGGCGCCATTCTGGGCGCGCTGCACGGCGAGACAATTATTGAACCTGACGTGCTTGCCGGTATCAATCGCGTTAACCGTCTCGACCTGCGGAACGCCGCCCAACGCTTCACCAGGACGGCGCAAAAAATTATTCAGCAGGATCTTTACGCGGCGGAAAAATACCGTCAGAACGTGATGCCATTATTGTCGTCTGACCAGACCGTCGGACAAGGGAGTTAACATGAGCCAAATCGTCCTGAACAATCTGGGAAAATCTTACGGTAATGTTAATATTATCAAGGGTATATCGCTGGATATTCACGAAGGGGAGTTTATTGTGCTGGTCGGCCCTTCCGGATGCGGTAAGTCAACATTGCTGCGCATGATTGCAGGGCTGGAAGATATCACCTCCGGCGAGTTACTGATGCATGGCAAAATCGTCAATACACTTCCGGCTAAAAAGCGCGATATTGCAATGGTATTTCAGAGCTACGCCCTCTATCCGCATATGAAGGTACGGGACAATATGAGCTTTGCACTTAGGCTTGCTAATGTCTCTAAGTCCGAACGTATGGCCAAAGTTGAACAGGCAGCGGAAATTCTGGGATTAACCCATTTACTGGACCGTCTGCCGCGCGAACTTTCCGGCGGTCAGCGTCAGCGAGTGGCGATGGGACGCGCACTGGTGCGTGATCCAAAAGCATTTTTATTTGATGAGCCACTATCCAACCTGGATGCAAAATTACGCCATAAAATGCGCGGGGAGATTCGCAAGATCCACCAGCGAATGGGGCGCACCACAATCTACGTCACTCACGATCAGACAGAAGCCATGACGATGGCAGACAGGATTGTCGTACTGAACGCCGGCCATATCGAGCAGGTCGGCACGCCGGAAGCGCTCTACCGTAACCCGGATAATCTTTTTGTCGCAGGATTTATCGGCACGCCGGAAATTAATACGATTAAAGGCGTCATACAGAATGGTGATATTGTGCTGCATAACGGCTACCGTTTCCCCTGCCCTTTATCCTTACCTACCGAAGGGCGGGAGATTATCTGCGCTGTACGACCGCACCATATCCGGTTAAGTGATTCCGGAATGCCAGCAGAAATCGTGTTGATAGAGATGACCGGCGAGGGTCAGGAGATTCAGGCGCGTAGCGAAAATCAGGAATTGATTATGGTATCGCATGAAAAGCAGGGAATGAGTATCGGCGAAAAAGTATGGCTGGATTTTGACGCCACAAACGTTTTTTTATTTGATGCACAAAGCGGTGAACGTCTGAGACCATAACCACCGCATTGCCCTTACAGGAATATTCTCGCCCTTTCTCATCATGTAAAAGGGCGAGAAAACATCAGCAAGCACCGCGATCAATCGTGGATTCTAACGCCAGGACAACCGCGAACAAATTCAGGATTAAAATGCTTCACCGCTTCGCCAGTATAACCTAAATCAAGTGTGTTGATTTGAGCTATTTCGTTATCCGTTAGTGAAAAATCCCAGATGGCAACGTTCTCTTCAATACGTTCCTGTCGAGTGGATTTAGGGATAACCGTGACGCCACGCTGCACGTTCCAACGCAGGACAACCTGAGCGATGGTTTTTTGATGGGCATCGGCAATCCTTTGAAGCATTTCATTTTCATACGGTTTATGTCTCCCGCCGCCTAACGGTGCCACGCTTCAGGCTGAACGTTATAATGCTTCATGGTTTCCAGCGTGGCAGGTTGTGCAAAGTATGGATGCAATTCGACCTGGTTTACCATCGGCGTAATTCTGACGGTTTCACAGAAGTTGGCTAACACATGAGCATAGAAGTTGGACACACCAATGGCTTTTAATTTACTGGCTTCATAAGCGTCTTCCAGCGCGCACATATTTATACAAAAAGTTCATTAACAACAGTTGTACAAATTTTTTATTGCATCCAAACGTTCAGTGCTTGCTATATACTCGCCGTGTCGCATCCTGTTTGATAATGACTTTTTCTTATGCGTCAAAACCAGTACCGTTATTTTGTACCATCTGTGAAAAAGTTTTCTGAACAGGCGATGCTACATCAGGAATGATATTTTTTAGCGAAGAGGCTCCGGCTGGCTCAGCGCCGTTTTGCACCAGTTATAAAAAGCGCGTACCGCAGGCGGCAGAAACCTGTTTTGCGGATAGACCAGCGCAAGCGGCAAATCATAAGAATGGTTGTCCATGCAGGTCACCAGCGCCCCGCTGTGCAGATACGGCGCAACCAGATAGCTGGCGACGCGAATTAACCCCAGTCCCTGTATTCCGGCCTGAATATAAGCGTCCGTATCATCGACAACCAGCGTCTCCTGCACCCGCATCGCGTAATCCTCCCCCTCACGCGTAAAAAACCAGTCGGTAGTACGTCCGGTGCGGTGGTTCAGGTAGCCGACCGCATGGTGTTTTTGCAGATCATCTAAATTTTCAGGGCTACCGTAACGCTCAATGTAAGTGGGCGATGCGGCTATCACCCAGTTAAAGCTGGCGAGCGGACGGGCAACCAGAGTGGTGGAATCATCGATCCTGCCAGCCCGAATCACGCAGTCATACCCTTGAAGGATAATATCCTCCACGCTATCGCTGGAACAAAGTATCAGCTCCAGCTCCGGATACTGGCGCAAAAAGGCCGGGAGCGTGGGAATAATGCAATGCCGGGCGAGAGATTGCGGCATCCCCACTTTAAAACGCCCTTTGGGTTGTGCCGCCCGTCCGGGAAATGACGACTCCATGGCCGCGATATCTGCCAGCACTCTTTTGCACTCTTCGTAGTAATGCCGCCCCTCTGCGGTCACGCTAAGTTTGCGGGTTGTACGTTGCAAAAGCTGAATCCTAAGCCAGGATTCCAGTTCTTTAACCACCCGCGATACCGTTGAGCGCGGCACGCCCAGTACTTCGGCGGCTCTGATAAAACTATGGGTATCCACCACGCAAACATAGACCTGCATCGCTTCCAGCTTGTCCATTTTCCCCTCGCCAATTATCCCATTTATCAGAACAGTCTAACCCGTCTTCGGCGTCTTATCGAACGCAGATCCCTGACGTAATCTCTATCTACAGGTGAATCAACACAGAGAGGTGCAAATGAAACAACCCAATAATCAG
The Salmonella bongori NCTC 12419 DNA segment above includes these coding regions:
- a CDS encoding ABC transporter ATP-binding protein codes for the protein MSQIVLNNLGKSYGNVNIIKGISLDIHEGEFIVLVGPSGCGKSTLLRMIAGLEDITSGELLMHGKIVNTLPAKKRDIAMVFQSYALYPHMKVRDNMSFALRLANVSKSERMAKVEQAAEILGLTHLLDRLPRELSGGQRQRVAMGRALVRDPKAFLFDEPLSNLDAKLRHKMRGEIRKIHQRMGRTTIYVTHDQTEAMTMADRIVVLNAGHIEQVGTPEALYRNPDNLFVAGFIGTPEINTIKGVIQNGDIVLHNGYRFPCPLSLPTEGREIICAVRPHHIRLSDSGMPAEIVLIEMTGEGQEIQARSENQELIMVSHEKQGMSIGEKVWLDFDATNVFLFDAQSGERLRP
- a CDS encoding LysR family transcriptional regulator — encoded protein: MDKLEAMQVYVCVVDTHSFIRAAEVLGVPRSTVSRVVKELESWLRIQLLQRTTRKLSVTAEGRHYYEECKRVLADIAAMESSFPGRAAQPKGRFKVGMPQSLARHCIIPTLPAFLRQYPELELILCSSDSVEDIILQGYDCVIRAGRIDDSTTLVARPLASFNWVIAASPTYIERYGSPENLDDLQKHHAVGYLNHRTGRTTDWFFTREGEDYAMRVQETLVVDDTDAYIQAGIQGLGLIRVASYLVAPYLHSGALVTCMDNHSYDLPLALVYPQNRFLPPAVRAFYNWCKTALSQPEPLR
- a CDS encoding ADP-ribosylglycohydrolase family protein, giving the protein MTLTTSPDLSFASRVLGMLYGVAFGDALGGPVEKLSARQIAEKYGRVASLNQRWHRMDEPSARRNNRIRGNGIVTDDTLMTLCLMEVYDELGRHIDAWDMAQTFVRKIAWEPRWVPELDREALVIERLFYPEKWIFHRLQLAACDPRQGGIGNMVNCGAAMYAAPIGLINACHPEAAYQEAINFTQGHQQSYGLEAAGVFAACVSAACIPGIGMDGIIEVALRQAKDGTRQAIVATLDVARRYCGHAWDYQQVVDALHEALLPFSPMGDDLMHGPEKAGVPTMAYQPSRLMSIEELPMALAFCLLREGKFRDAVEDSVNSGRDTDSIGVMSGAILGALHGETIIEPDVLAGINRVNRLDLRNAAQRFTRTAQKIIQQDLYAAEKYRQNVMPLLSSDQTVGQGS
- a CDS encoding extracellular solute-binding protein — encoded protein: MKIVKTLASALTGGLLLCQTALAEPVTIRVVQKDLLTTNREDVAHIQRIEQALARQGHDIKIEIVNLSSSGYSDVLNVMLLSGTIPDLIYFHGSDQKMVEQDILEDWRPWIAQTRYLKEALWPHNTLRLQNHPTLLYVFPLRARQPVIREDWLEKSGFTASPKTVNDYVKLFNAIRGGDYNGNGKTDTWGITSEKDLRDLDGVFNRAFGIHATWLKDDQGRWINAQISPQEREKLLFYRSLYQQGLLSSQYITTNWELKEDEFYTGKVGVVSVTSSGNVGVYQEKMRQLHPDAALTLLDPPEGSAGQGLAAVDVSMETRGFAMSSLSKHKKEVMILLDFLASPEGQMMDRMGFEGTHYLREGQSLKVMPKINAWYPRFMEAANWTPPVEWRTPAMLRYIANSQRYFIADNAFIYPSRFAAAMDSTSNIYNEWTYRFVSGKSSFDMWEQYVSAWKAAGGNAMTEYAQEKLK